The Salifodinibacter halophilus genome segment GCTCCGTCCGGCCCGGCCAATCCGCCGCTGCTGAGCGATCCGGCCAATCCGAACAACCGGCTCTACAACCAGATCCTGGGCAAGGTGCACGAGGCCGAGGCCGCGCGCGGCATCGCGCCGGGGCCGTACAGCCAGAACCTCGCCGCCGCGCTTACCGTCGAAGCGCTGCGCGAGCGCATCACCCAGGCCGACCGGGTCGAACTCAGCCGCGACGGCTCGCTCGCGCGCGTG includes the following:
- a CDS encoding peptidoglycan-binding protein, with amino-acid sequence APSGPANPPLLSDPANPNNRLYNQILGKVHEAEAARGIAPGPYSQNLAAALTVEALRERITQADRVELSRDGSLARV